A single region of the Populus nigra chromosome 2, ddPopNigr1.1, whole genome shotgun sequence genome encodes:
- the LOC133681408 gene encoding glucan endo-1,3-beta-glucosidase 7-like, translating to MVVLPYTAAFLLLSFLLTVKIANSQSFLGINYGQLADNLPTPSSNAKLLQSISIQKVRLYGSDPAIIKALANTGIGIVIGTANGDIPGLASDPHFAKSWINTNVLPFYPASNIILITVGNEVMTSNDQNLMNKLLPAMQNVQNALNDASLGGKIKVSTVHSMGVLKQSEPPSSGSFDPSYGDLMKGLLEFNSANGSPFAFNPYPYFAYRSDTRPETLAFCLFQPNAGRMDGNTKIKYMNMFDAQVDAVYSALNSMGFKNVEIVVAETGWPFKGDDNDVGPSIENAKAYNGNLIAHLRSMVGTPLMPGKSVDTYLFALYDEDLKPGPGSERSPGLFKTDLTMVYDVGLSTSNQTQSPAASPQPSPTATNTTTSTTTTSTTTSTTTSNNNSSTSTSTSTGTGTSTSTGTGTNTVTINISSSSDINKVYLIKIFNLGLLYGFEL from the exons ATGGTGGTGCTTCCTTATACTGCTGCTTTCCTACTCCTTTCCTTCTTACTGACTGTAAAAATCGCAA ACTCGCAGTCATTCCTCGGTATAAACTATGGCCAACTTGCGGACAACCTTCCAACACCATCATCCAATGCAAAACTTCTTCAATCCATTTCAATCCAAAAGGTCCGATTATATGGATCGGACCCCGCCATAATTAAAGCCTTAGCCAACACCGGAATTGGAATTGTTATCGGCACAGCAAATGGTGACATTCCAGGACTAGCCTCTGATCCCCATTTTGCCAAGAGCTGGATCAACACAAACGTGCTTCCCTTCTATCCAGCTAGCAATATCATCCTCATCACTGTCGGCAACGAGGTCATGACTTCCAATGACCAGAATCTCATGAACAAGCTCTTACCAGCAATGCAAAATGTACAGAATGCTCTAAATGATGCATCGCTCGGGGGTAAAATTAAGGTCTCCACAGTTCATTCGATGGGAGTACTTAAGCAGTCCGAGCCACCTTCTTCTGGAAGCTTTGATCCAAGTTATGGGGATCTGATGAAGGGCTTGTTGGAGTTTAATAGTGCGAATGGTTCGCCTTTCGCATTCAATCCCTACCCATACTTTGCTTATAGAAGCGATACAAGGCCTGAGACTCTCGCTTTTTGCCTTTTCCAGCCGAATGCAGGACGAATGGATGGAAACACTAAGATCAAGTACATGAACATGTTCGATGCTCAG GTGGATGCAGTTTATTCTGCACTGAATTCTATGGGATTTAAGAATGTTGAGATTGTGGTGGCTGAGACTGGATGGCCATTTAAAGGAGATGACAACGACGTAGGGCCAAGCATTGAGAATGCCAAGGCTTACAATGGCAATTTGATTGCACACCTTCGATCGATGGTGGGCACTCCACTCATGCCAGGAAAATCAGTGGATACATACCTCTTTGCTCTTTATGACGAAGACTTGAAACCTGGACCTGGTTCCGAGCGATCACCTGGACTTTTCAAGACTGATCTCACCATGGTTTATGATGTTGGACTCTCTACAAGTAACCAG ACCCAGTCACCAGCAGCATCACCACAACCTTCACCAACAGCAACGAACACCACCACTAGCACTACTACCACCAGTACCACCACCAGTACCACCACCAGCAACAATAATAGCAGCACGAGCACAAGCACGAGTACCGGCACGGGCACGAGCACGAGCACGGGCACGGGCACGAACACCGTCACCATCAACATCAGCAGCAGCAGTGACATCAACAAAgtatatttaattaagatttttaatttaggtttgTTGTATGGGTTCGAATTGTAG